One region of Armigeres subalbatus isolate Guangzhou_Male chromosome 3, GZ_Asu_2, whole genome shotgun sequence genomic DNA includes:
- the LOC134222644 gene encoding uncharacterized protein LOC134222644, with product MCVTNEDPLLKSVQRFFELEELPEDKEPTCEEQRIEDHFCETYQRDGEGRFIVQLAYRDSIDQLGNSRSLAMKRFLSSEKRISNDPEMKRMYQDFLKEYVDLGHCHEIREEDDPPGQRSYYFPHHAVLKPSSTSTKLRVVFDGKAKSNGLSLNEVLMVGPKIQNDLFSIVLRFRTHVYAFSADIEKMYRQVKIDPNQTRYQRIFWRDQPKDPMKVLELSTVTYGTSSASFLAVRSMIQLARDEKNTFPAAAEVILEDCYMDDVLSGAATLESAKQLRNDIESLLKKGMFPI from the coding sequence ATGTGTGTTACTAATGAAGATCCGTTGCTGAAGAGTGTTCAGAGATTTTTCgagctagaggaacttccagaagacaAAGAGCCAACATGTGAAGAGCAAAGGATCGAAGATCATTTTTGTGAAACATATCAACGAGATGGTGAAGGCCGATTCATTGTTCAGCTTGCGTATCGTGACTCCATCGATCAACTAGGGAACTCCCGTTCATTAGCTATGAAAAGGTTCCTGTCAAGTGAGAAACGAATATCAAATGACCCTGAGATGAAGCGTATGTATCAGGACTTCCTTAAGGAGTATGTAGATTTAGGTCATTGTCATGAGATACGTGAAGAGGACGATCCACCTGGTCAACGAAGCTATTACTTTCCACACCACGCTGTACTCAAACCATCAAGTACCAGCACAAAGCTACGTGTCGTATTCGACGGAAAGGCGAAATCGAATGGGTTATCACTCAACGAAGTTCTGATGGTGGGGCCCAAGATCCAGAATGATCTATTTTCCATTGTTCTGCGTTTCCGAACGCACGTTTATGCATTCTCAGCCGACATTGAGAAAATGTATAGACAAGTGAAGATCGATCCTAATCAGACACGATATCAAAGGATATTTTGGCGTGACCAACCAAAGGATCCGATGAAGGTGCTGGAACTGTCGACAGTGACCTACGGGACGTCTTCTGCATCATTCCTGGCAGTGAGATCCATGATTCAGCTAGCAAGAGATGAAAAAAACACCTTTCCCGCAGCGGCAGAGGTAATACTTGAGGATTGTTACATGGATGATGTATTGAGCGGAGCAGCGACTTTGGAATCTGCAAAACAGCTGCGAAATGACATCGAaagtcttttgaaaaagggaatgtttcctatttga